In a genomic window of Pseudomonas putida:
- a CDS encoding acetyl-CoA carboxylase biotin carboxylase subunit, with protein MTQAIRKLLIANRGEIAVRIIRAAKELGIPTVAACSEADVDSMAARMADEVHVLGPARADKSYLNVEALLGALQTTGANAVHPGYGFLSENADFAEAVVAAGAIFVGPSADTIRRMGDKAEARRTAQAAGVPVVPGSPDELFDVESALKAAESVGFPLLIKASAGGGGRGIRLAENAQQLAEEFPRSQREAQAAFGNGAVYLERFIGKARHIEVQVLGDGQHAVHLFERECSLQRRRQKILEEAPSPVLNAQQRETLCASAVRLTEALGYKGAGTLEYLYDDVTGEFFFIEMNTRIQVEHPISELITGIDLVQAMLRIAGGEPLGFKQGDIQLNGAALQMRLNAEDPARDFFPSPGLVESLVWPQGQGVRVDSHLFEGYRVPPYYDSLLAKLIVHGRDRNEALARARIAVEHTTLTGMASTLSLHGELLEQPWLHNADFHTGTLETWLAARRSGGEA; from the coding sequence ATGACTCAAGCCATTCGTAAATTGCTGATCGCCAACCGGGGCGAGATTGCCGTGCGGATCATCCGTGCGGCCAAGGAACTGGGGATTCCCACCGTTGCCGCGTGCAGCGAGGCCGACGTTGATTCCATGGCCGCGCGCATGGCTGACGAGGTACACGTCCTCGGCCCGGCCCGCGCCGACAAGAGTTACCTGAACGTCGAGGCCTTGCTCGGCGCCTTGCAAACCACCGGCGCCAATGCGGTCCACCCGGGCTACGGCTTTCTCTCGGAGAACGCCGATTTCGCCGAAGCGGTGGTCGCCGCCGGTGCGATTTTCGTCGGTCCCAGCGCCGACACCATTCGGCGCATGGGCGACAAGGCCGAAGCCCGGCGCACCGCGCAAGCAGCCGGCGTACCGGTGGTGCCCGGTTCCCCGGATGAGTTGTTCGACGTCGAGTCGGCGCTCAAGGCTGCCGAATCCGTTGGCTTCCCGTTGCTGATCAAAGCCTCGGCCGGTGGCGGCGGACGCGGCATTCGCCTGGCGGAAAACGCCCAGCAACTTGCCGAAGAGTTCCCCCGTTCCCAGCGTGAAGCCCAGGCGGCCTTCGGCAATGGCGCGGTGTATCTGGAGCGCTTCATCGGCAAGGCCCGGCACATCGAAGTGCAGGTGCTGGGCGATGGTCAGCACGCGGTGCACCTGTTCGAGCGCGAGTGCTCGCTGCAGCGTCGCCGGCAGAAGATTCTTGAAGAGGCGCCGTCGCCAGTCCTCAATGCGCAACAGCGAGAGACGCTGTGCGCCAGCGCCGTACGCCTGACCGAAGCCCTGGGCTACAAGGGCGCCGGCACCCTGGAGTATCTGTACGACGATGTCACCGGCGAGTTTTTCTTCATCGAGATGAACACGCGGATCCAGGTGGAGCACCCGATCAGCGAACTGATCACCGGCATCGATCTGGTCCAGGCCATGTTGCGCATCGCCGGCGGCGAGCCGCTGGGCTTCAAGCAAGGCGATATCCAGCTCAATGGCGCCGCCCTGCAAATGCGTTTGAATGCCGAAGATCCGGCACGGGATTTCTTTCCAAGTCCGGGCTTGGTCGAATCGCTGGTTTGGCCGCAAGGGCAGGGCGTGCGGGTCGACAGCCATCTCTTTGAAGGGTACCGGGTGCCGCCTTACTATGACTCGCTGCTGGCCAAGCTGATCGTGCATGGTCGTGATCGCAATGAAGCGTTGGCTCGCGCCCGTATCGCCGTGGAGCACACCACGCTCACCGGCATGGCCAGCACCCTGTCGCTGCACGGCGAATTGCTGGAGCAACCCTGGCTGCACAACGCCGACTTCCACACCGGCACCCTGGAAACCTGGCTGGCTGCGCGCCGCAGCGGAGGTGAAGCATGA